A region of Prochlorococcus marinus subsp. pastoris str. CCMP1986 DNA encodes the following proteins:
- the dnaJ gene encoding molecular chaperone DnaJ, with product MADFYQILGVSRDADANTLKSAYRKLARQYHPDVNKDPGAEDKFKEIGKAYEALADPETRARYDQFGEAGIGGAAGMPDMGDMGGFGDLFETFFNGFGGQSSQGGRSQRRGPQQGDDLRYDLNIDFKDAIFGQQREINIPHLETCEVCRGTGAKKGTGPTTCTTCGGSGQVRRATRTPFGNFTQVAECPTCNGVGQIISDPCTSCGGNGVKQVRKKLRINIPAGVDSGTKLRVSGEGNVGLKGGPPGDLYVFIKVKNDSNLKREGINIYSEISVSYLQAILGDTVDIITVDGKVNLKIPSGTQPNSTLSLENKGVPRLGNPVARGNHQVLVKVKLPTRITEDERNLLEDLASKYTEQNSSSNSGLFSRLFGKDS from the coding sequence ATGGCCGACTTTTATCAAATACTTGGTGTTTCAAGAGATGCTGATGCTAATACTTTAAAGAGTGCTTATAGAAAGTTAGCAAGACAATATCATCCTGATGTCAATAAAGATCCAGGTGCTGAAGATAAATTCAAAGAGATAGGCAAGGCATATGAGGCTTTAGCTGATCCCGAAACTAGAGCGAGATACGATCAGTTTGGAGAGGCTGGAATAGGGGGAGCTGCTGGTATGCCGGATATGGGTGATATGGGTGGTTTTGGAGACTTGTTTGAAACTTTTTTTAATGGCTTTGGGGGACAATCTTCACAAGGAGGTAGATCACAAAGAAGGGGACCACAACAAGGTGATGACTTAAGGTATGACTTAAATATTGACTTTAAAGATGCTATTTTTGGACAACAAAGAGAAATCAATATACCTCATTTAGAAACTTGTGAAGTATGTAGAGGCACCGGAGCAAAAAAAGGCACAGGTCCAACAACTTGCACAACATGTGGCGGAAGTGGACAGGTTAGAAGGGCTACAAGGACTCCATTTGGTAATTTTACCCAAGTAGCAGAATGCCCAACTTGTAATGGGGTTGGACAAATAATTTCAGATCCATGCACAAGTTGTGGTGGTAATGGTGTGAAACAAGTTAGAAAAAAATTACGTATTAATATTCCTGCAGGAGTTGATTCTGGAACTAAATTGAGAGTTTCTGGAGAGGGAAACGTTGGTCTAAAAGGCGGCCCACCTGGAGATCTTTATGTCTTTATTAAAGTTAAAAATGACTCAAATTTAAAAAGAGAAGGCATTAATATTTATTCAGAAATATCAGTAAGTTATCTTCAAGCTATCCTTGGTGATACTGTCGATATCATTACCGTTGATGGTAAGGTTAATTTAAAGATTCCAAGTGGGACCCAGCCAAATAGCACTTTATCTCTTGAGAATAAAGGAGTTCCTAGATTAGGAAATCCAGTTGCAAGAGGCAATCATCAGGTTTTAGTAAAAGTTAAACTTCCAACTCGAATTACAGAAGATGAACGAAATCTTTTAGAGGATCTAGCTTCAAAATATACTGAACAGAATTCAAGTTCTAACAGTGGTTTGTTTAGTAGATTGTTTGGAAAGGATTCTTGA
- the murC gene encoding UDP-N-acetylmuramate--L-alanine ligase, giving the protein MNKKLGHKDHFHFIGIGGIGMSAIAMALIKKGYSVSGSDLIQNKETKSLKTLGAIIFDSQIKKNIDFVISKFQDHTLNCVISSAIKDENEELCFCKKNNLSIKHRSEILAMIMNSYTSLSIAGSHGKTSTSTFLSTLLELCTHDSSSITGGIIPIYDSNAHIENTKYLVTEIDESDGTIKNYNSDIGIINNIDFDHCDHYSNIDEVLSSFKKFASNCQKLLINYDCKFTKNNFTSKNQWSIKESNNIAYSLIPNIINKDKTVGKYYEHGKFIDIINIPVPGLHNLSNITAAIAACRMVGVSFKEIKKNTESLKLPKKRFEFRGEINQRIIYDDYAHHPNEIKATIDLARLFIKDKNSSDREEKGRLIAIFQPHRFTRVKQFIHEFVKELSKADVIYVTNIFGAGEKNIDNIDSQLIANLIYKNNKNVTCLKDNYEINEKFFKLTKKNDFIINMGAGDCHNLWSILKNKNTLNN; this is encoded by the coding sequence TTGAATAAAAAATTAGGACATAAAGATCATTTTCATTTTATTGGCATTGGTGGTATTGGAATGTCTGCAATCGCTATGGCATTAATAAAAAAGGGATACTCAGTCTCTGGGTCTGATTTAATTCAAAACAAAGAAACAAAAAGTTTAAAAACATTAGGAGCAATAATTTTTGATTCTCAAATTAAAAAAAATATTGATTTTGTGATTTCAAAATTTCAGGATCATACACTCAATTGTGTGATTAGCTCTGCGATTAAAGATGAAAACGAAGAGTTATGCTTTTGCAAAAAAAATAATTTATCGATAAAACATCGTTCAGAAATTCTTGCGATGATAATGAACTCTTACACATCATTATCAATAGCAGGTAGTCATGGGAAAACCTCAACAAGTACTTTCCTTTCAACGCTATTAGAATTATGCACACATGATTCTTCTTCAATAACTGGTGGGATAATCCCAATCTATGATTCCAATGCTCATATCGAAAACACAAAATACTTAGTAACAGAAATTGACGAATCTGATGGAACAATTAAGAATTACAATTCAGATATTGGAATAATTAATAATATTGATTTTGATCATTGTGACCATTACTCAAATATCGATGAAGTTCTATCATCATTTAAAAAATTTGCTTCTAACTGCCAAAAATTATTGATTAACTATGATTGTAAATTTACAAAAAATAATTTTACTTCCAAAAATCAATGGTCTATTAAAGAAAGTAATAATATTGCTTATTCATTAATTCCAAATATTATAAATAAGGACAAAACCGTTGGTAAATATTATGAACATGGCAAATTCATTGATATAATAAACATTCCAGTTCCTGGATTACATAATCTTTCTAATATTACTGCTGCAATAGCAGCCTGCAGGATGGTTGGAGTAAGTTTTAAAGAAATAAAAAAAAATACAGAATCTTTAAAGTTACCAAAAAAAAGATTTGAATTTAGAGGTGAAATAAATCAAAGAATAATTTATGATGACTATGCACATCATCCTAATGAAATTAAAGCAACAATTGATTTAGCAAGGTTATTTATTAAAGATAAAAATAGTAGTGATAGGGAAGAAAAGGGAAGATTAATTGCTATTTTTCAACCTCATAGATTTACTAGAGTAAAACAATTTATTCATGAATTTGTGAAAGAACTATCAAAAGCAGATGTTATCTACGTAACAAATATATTTGGAGCTGGAGAAAAAAATATTGACAATATTGACTCGCAACTAATTGCTAACCTTATTTATAAAAATAATAAGAATGTTACATGTTTAAAAGATAATTATGAAATTAATGAAAAATTTTTTAAATTAACCAAAAAAAATGATTTTATCATAAATATGGGGGCTGGAGATTGTCATAACTTATGGTCAATTTTAAAAAATAAAAATACTTTAAATAATTAA
- a CDS encoding RNA recognition motif domain-containing protein, which produces MSIFVGNLPFRAEREDILELFTPYGEVMNCSLPLERDTGRKRGFAFVEMADEALETSAIDGLQGTELMGRPLRINKAEPRGGGGGPRRGGGGGRGGYGGGGNGGGYGGGGNGGGYGGGGNGGGYGGGGNGGGYGGGGRGGYGGGGNYSEPASSYVNKSSGAEGWEDRSYGNSSENSDFENGRSRRKRSVASNSEISQEGN; this is translated from the coding sequence GTGAGTATTTTTGTTGGCAATTTGCCTTTCCGCGCAGAGCGAGAAGACATCTTAGAATTATTTACACCGTACGGTGAAGTTATGAATTGTTCTCTTCCCTTAGAAAGAGATACAGGTAGAAAAAGAGGTTTTGCTTTTGTCGAAATGGCAGATGAAGCACTTGAAACATCAGCTATTGATGGGCTTCAAGGAACTGAGCTTATGGGAAGGCCTTTAAGAATCAATAAAGCCGAGCCAAGAGGCGGCGGGGGAGGTCCACGCAGAGGCGGCGGTGGCGGTAGAGGCGGTTACGGCGGTGGCGGTAATGGTGGCGGTTACGGCGGTGGCGGTAATGGTGGCGGTTACGGCGGTGGCGGTAATGGTGGCGGTTACGGCGGTGGCGGTAATGGTGGCGGTTACGGCGGTGGCGGTAGAGGCGGTTACGGCGGTGGCGGTAATTATTCTGAACCTGCTTCTTCTTACGTTAATAAATCTTCTGGAGCAGAAGGTTGGGAAGATAGAAGTTATGGAAATTCTTCCGAAAATTCTGACTTTGAAAACGGCAGAAGTAGAAGAAAAAGAAGTGTTGCAAGCAATTCTGAAATATCTCAAGAAGGGAATTAA
- the msrB gene encoding peptide-methionine (R)-S-oxide reductase MsrB has translation MNQFFSRRSFILIPIMSILKFILQPKKVLAAFAASDDDWNLSKEDWKNKLSPESYYILREEGTERAFSSQLNNEKRKGIFYCAGCNQPLFTSDTKFDSGTGWPSFWDPIQGSVETKVDFKLIVPRTEYHCSRCGGHQGHVFNDGPLPTGKRYCNNGLALKFIAE, from the coding sequence ATGAATCAATTTTTTTCTAGAAGATCTTTTATTTTAATTCCTATCATGTCAATTTTGAAATTTATTCTTCAACCAAAGAAAGTATTAGCTGCATTTGCTGCTTCGGATGACGACTGGAATTTATCAAAAGAGGATTGGAAAAACAAACTTAGTCCGGAATCTTATTATATTTTGCGTGAAGAGGGTACTGAAAGAGCATTTAGTAGTCAGCTAAACAATGAGAAGCGGAAAGGTATATTTTATTGTGCAGGCTGTAATCAACCTCTTTTTACTTCTGATACTAAATTTGATAGTGGTACTGGTTGGCCTAGCTTTTGGGATCCAATTCAAGGTTCTGTTGAAACGAAGGTAGATTTTAAATTAATTGTTCCAAGAACAGAATATCATTGTTCAAGATGCGGAGGTCATCAAGGTCATGTTTTTAATGACGGTCCTCTCCCAACAGGTAAAAGATATTGTAATAACGGTCTTGCCTTGAAGTTTATAGCCGAATAA
- the argH gene encoding argininosuccinate lyase — translation MSKVWSNRFDGSLNPFIEEFNASISFDKTLILEDIECSIAHAKMLSKTKVLSTDESLKIIEGLETIKEKFIEGKFCPGAPSEDIHYCIEEKLINLIGETGKKLHTGRSRNDQVGTDIRLWLRKKIDNIDILLYELQNSLFSIAESNIYTLIPGYTHMQRAQPLSLAHHLLAYLEMFQRDRERLKEVRARVNISPLGAAALAGTKIKIDRYFTAEELGFGNIYKNSIDAVSDRDFCIEFASSSALIMSHLSRISEEIILWVTDEFSFAKLTDKCATGSSLMPQKKNPDVPELIRGKTGRVYGHLQSLLTMIKGVPLSYNKDFQEDKEPIFDTVDTISSCLKAMTILLNEGIEFNVEKLMDSVHNDFSNATDLADYLVFKKVPFREAYQVVGDIVKYCLSKNILFKDLQLEEFQTFHNEFKEDIYENLNPMNVVKSRNSLGGTGFDQVKLELNNWKKKLFT, via the coding sequence ATGTCCAAAGTTTGGAGTAATAGGTTTGATGGTAGTCTGAATCCTTTCATTGAAGAGTTTAATGCTTCAATCAGTTTTGACAAAACACTAATTTTAGAAGACATAGAGTGTTCTATAGCTCATGCCAAAATGCTTAGTAAAACCAAGGTTTTGTCCACTGATGAGTCTTTAAAAATTATCGAGGGTTTAGAAACTATAAAAGAAAAATTTATTGAAGGCAAATTTTGCCCCGGGGCTCCATCGGAGGATATACATTATTGCATTGAAGAAAAACTAATTAATTTAATTGGTGAAACTGGAAAAAAATTACATACAGGTAGAAGTAGAAATGATCAGGTTGGAACAGATATCAGATTATGGTTGAGAAAAAAAATTGATAATATTGATATCTTATTGTACGAATTACAAAATTCTTTATTTTCGATTGCCGAATCAAATATTTATACATTAATACCTGGTTATACCCATATGCAAAGAGCGCAACCTCTATCTCTTGCCCATCATCTTTTGGCGTATCTTGAAATGTTTCAAAGAGACCGTGAAAGGCTTAAAGAAGTTAGAGCTAGGGTTAATATTTCGCCCTTAGGCGCAGCAGCTTTAGCGGGGACTAAAATTAAAATAGATAGATATTTTACTGCTGAAGAATTAGGTTTTGGAAATATTTATAAAAATAGTATTGATGCTGTAAGTGACAGAGATTTTTGTATTGAATTTGCTTCAAGTTCTGCTTTAATAATGTCTCATTTGAGTAGAATTTCCGAAGAAATAATCTTGTGGGTTACTGATGAGTTTTCTTTTGCAAAATTAACTGATAAGTGTGCGACTGGAAGTAGCTTAATGCCTCAGAAGAAGAATCCAGATGTTCCTGAATTAATAAGGGGTAAAACGGGTCGAGTTTATGGACATCTTCAATCTTTATTAACCATGATAAAGGGAGTGCCTCTTTCATATAATAAGGACTTCCAAGAGGATAAAGAGCCAATTTTTGACACAGTAGATACTATTTCTTCTTGCTTAAAAGCTATGACAATTTTATTAAATGAAGGAATAGAGTTTAATGTTGAAAAGTTAATGGATTCTGTTCATAATGATTTTTCTAATGCAACTGATTTAGCAGATTATCTAGTATTTAAGAAGGTTCCTTTCAGAGAGGCATATCAAGTGGTTGGAGATATTGTGAAGTATTGTTTAAGTAAAAACATATTATTTAAAGATTTACAATTAGAAGAATTTCAAACATTTCATAATGAATTTAAAGAAGATATTTATGAAAACCTCAATCCTATGAACGTAGTCAAGTCCAGAAATAGTTTAGGTGGAACAGGATTCGATCAAGTCAAACTTGAATTAAATAATTGGAAGAAAAAATTATTCACCTAA
- a CDS encoding PP2C family protein-serine/threonine phosphatase gives MSKIQKEKLLSNDVIQEFLEKDYKFPLHENDKFIETASSLSYYLKSFSNIKRFLDYISLILKHTFNNQLSFIIPLNENGEIWKQNIKFAGATKNLKMDDEIKSYFNNFDFSKNFKLKDDISFEKVLNNQFKEYVIKSYKVLSRGKCRGFVYTFKKDTFNDSLKYERNLNFIISCLAIGLENYSLIKAKKKHENVDREISIGAEIQSQLLPDYCPTINGVDLAAHCRPALQLGGDYYDFMSLKTNISEKRREKARWALVIGDVMGKGLPAGLFMTMLRGMLRAEVLTGLPPDRILHDLNQLAIYDLDQSHRFITLFYSDYDPRTKKLRYANAAHNPPLLWKSSEQKIIKLDSEGFVLGLQNDAEYQCGQIQLNKNDAILYYTDGVTDTSNALGERFDEERLIQSFSKLCQQSLKSKDILNKIYKILDEFTGKNRQLEDDASIVVFQLD, from the coding sequence TTGTCTAAAATCCAAAAAGAAAAATTATTGTCTAATGACGTTATTCAAGAATTTTTAGAGAAGGATTATAAATTTCCTCTTCATGAGAATGATAAATTTATAGAAACAGCATCTTCATTATCCTATTATTTAAAATCTTTTTCAAATATAAAAAGATTTCTTGATTATATTTCTTTAATTTTAAAACATACTTTTAATAATCAATTAAGTTTTATTATTCCTTTGAATGAAAATGGAGAAATATGGAAACAAAATATTAAGTTTGCTGGTGCAACAAAAAATCTAAAAATGGATGATGAGATTAAAAGTTATTTTAACAATTTTGATTTCTCTAAAAATTTTAAATTAAAAGATGATATTTCTTTTGAAAAAGTTTTAAATAATCAATTTAAAGAATATGTAATTAAGTCTTATAAAGTTTTGTCACGAGGAAAATGTAGAGGATTTGTATATACCTTTAAAAAAGATACTTTCAATGATTCTTTAAAATATGAGCGCAATTTAAACTTTATTATTAGTTGTTTGGCAATTGGTTTAGAAAACTATTCGTTAATTAAAGCAAAAAAGAAGCATGAAAACGTAGATAGAGAAATTTCTATTGGAGCAGAAATCCAATCGCAACTTTTACCCGATTATTGTCCAACCATTAATGGTGTAGATTTAGCTGCGCACTGTAGGCCAGCTCTGCAATTAGGAGGAGATTATTATGATTTCATGTCTTTGAAAACAAATATTTCTGAGAAGAGACGCGAAAAAGCAAGGTGGGCTTTAGTTATTGGAGACGTTATGGGGAAGGGCCTTCCAGCAGGTCTCTTTATGACTATGTTAAGAGGAATGCTAAGAGCAGAGGTTTTGACTGGGTTACCTCCAGATAGAATATTGCATGATTTAAATCAGTTAGCTATTTATGATTTAGATCAATCGCATAGATTTATAACTTTATTTTATTCTGATTATGATCCTAGAACAAAAAAATTAAGGTATGCAAATGCTGCACATAATCCTCCTTTGCTTTGGAAAAGTTCTGAGCAAAAAATTATTAAATTAGATTCAGAAGGTTTTGTTCTTGGTTTGCAAAATGATGCTGAATATCAATGTGGTCAAATACAACTTAATAAAAACGATGCAATTCTTTATTATACAGATGGAGTAACTGACACTTCTAATGCTTTAGGCGAAAGATTTGATGAAGAACGTTTAATTCAATCCTTTTCAAAATTATGTCAGCAATCACTTAAATCTAAAGATATTTTAAATAAGATTTATAAGATATTAGATGAGTTTACTGGTAAAAATAGACAATTGGAAGACGATGCTTCTATCGTAGTCTTTCAGTTAGATTAG
- a CDS encoding YbaB/EbfC family nucleoid-associated protein translates to MAGFGLPNFGQLTEAFKKAKEIQQNAQKLQDELESMEIEGKSDDEMIKVWISGNQLPLRVEVNENISTANKEEIEKNILEAIKKAHESSTTTMKERMNDLTGGLNLNLPGLDNNDS, encoded by the coding sequence ATGGCAGGTTTTGGACTTCCAAATTTTGGACAACTAACAGAGGCTTTTAAAAAAGCTAAAGAAATTCAACAAAATGCACAAAAATTACAGGATGAGCTTGAAAGCATGGAAATTGAAGGTAAAAGTGATGATGAAATGATAAAAGTATGGATTAGCGGAAACCAACTCCCACTAAGAGTTGAAGTCAATGAAAATATTTCAACTGCTAATAAAGAAGAAATAGAAAAAAACATATTAGAAGCTATCAAAAAAGCTCATGAAAGTTCAACTACAACAATGAAAGAGAGAATGAATGACTTGACTGGTGGCTTAAATCTTAATCTTCCTGGATTAGACAATAATGACTCTTAG
- the murB gene encoding UDP-N-acetylmuramate dehydrogenase, which yields MKNITFKEKINLSNYTTIKVGGFAEYFSKPNNTDEFINLINWASLNNQKCRIIGAGSNLLINNIFLKGLTICTKKMRSIKIESHSGIVEVEAGVMLPTMSNILAKKGLQGGEWTVGIPGTVGGSICMNAGSKQLSLANNLLSVRVIDTKTLKISEIEKKDINFQYRFSPFQQNNLMIISAKLLFEPKGNIEQLLETTQKNLKKKTDTQPYHLPSFGSVFKNPTNNYAGKLIEELGLKGFKIGGAEISTMHGNFIVNNSFANSKDILDLITVIQQKVLQKKGIFLEPEVRMIGFDYP from the coding sequence ATGAAAAATATTACTTTTAAAGAGAAAATAAACCTTTCTAATTATACGACTATAAAAGTTGGTGGATTTGCGGAATATTTTTCAAAACCAAATAATACTGATGAATTCATCAATTTAATAAATTGGGCGTCTTTAAATAATCAAAAATGTCGAATAATAGGAGCTGGCTCAAATTTATTAATAAATAATATTTTCTTAAAAGGCCTAACTATATGTACCAAAAAAATGCGCTCTATCAAAATTGAATCTCATTCAGGAATTGTAGAAGTAGAGGCTGGGGTAATGCTACCAACAATGTCAAATATACTTGCAAAAAAAGGATTGCAAGGCGGTGAATGGACTGTGGGAATTCCAGGCACAGTCGGAGGTTCTATTTGCATGAATGCAGGTTCAAAACAATTATCGTTGGCAAATAATCTTTTATCAGTTCGAGTAATTGATACTAAAACTCTAAAAATATCAGAAATTGAAAAAAAAGATATCAATTTTCAATACAGATTCAGTCCTTTTCAGCAAAATAATCTCATGATTATAAGTGCAAAACTGCTATTTGAGCCAAAAGGAAATATTGAACAATTATTAGAAACTACACAGAAAAATCTTAAAAAAAAGACCGATACTCAACCTTACCATTTACCTAGCTTTGGAAGCGTTTTTAAAAATCCAACTAATAATTATGCGGGTAAATTAATTGAAGAACTTGGATTAAAAGGTTTTAAAATAGGCGGCGCAGAAATTTCAACTATGCATGGAAATTTTATAGTAAATAACTCTTTTGCTAATTCGAAAGATATTTTAGATTTAATAACAGTAATTCAACAAAAAGTACTACAAAAAAAAGGTATTTTTCTTGAACCCGAAGTAAGAATGATCGGTTTTGACTATCCTTAA
- the grpE gene encoding nucleotide exchange factor GrpE — protein MIEKQSDNVENLEDNVSQEVNKNEDSSVIENQTSEDKQTLEVDDENIYAEDLKNTITNNDARLEQLEKEHETLKSQYVRIAADFDNFRKRQSRDQDDLKVQLVSKALTAILPIVDNFERARQQLKPESEEAQTLHRSYQGLYKQLVEVLKQQGVSPMRVVAQQFDPKLHEAVLREPSQEFNEDIIIEELQRGYHLEGKVLRHALVKVSMGPGQQNSQEPEEKDKVEEDIDSENPISEEN, from the coding sequence ATGATTGAAAAACAATCAGATAATGTCGAAAATCTAGAAGATAATGTTTCTCAAGAGGTTAATAAAAATGAAGATTCCTCTGTGATTGAAAATCAAACCAGCGAAGATAAACAGACACTAGAGGTAGATGATGAAAATATTTATGCAGAAGATTTAAAAAATACCATAACCAATAATGACGCAAGATTAGAACAATTAGAAAAAGAGCATGAAACTTTAAAAAGTCAGTATGTAAGAATTGCTGCCGATTTCGATAACTTTAGAAAAAGACAGTCTCGAGATCAAGATGATTTAAAAGTTCAACTTGTTTCCAAAGCTTTAACAGCAATATTGCCGATTGTTGATAATTTTGAAAGAGCAAGACAACAACTAAAACCCGAAAGTGAGGAGGCTCAAACATTGCACAGAAGTTATCAAGGACTATATAAACAATTAGTGGAAGTGTTAAAACAACAAGGAGTTTCTCCAATGAGGGTAGTTGCACAACAATTTGATCCTAAGTTACATGAAGCGGTTTTAAGGGAACCAAGTCAGGAGTTTAATGAGGATATAATTATTGAAGAATTACAGCGTGGATATCATTTAGAAGGTAAGGTGTTAAGACATGCATTAGTTAAAGTTTCAATGGGTCCTGGCCAACAAAATTCACAAGAGCCTGAAGAAAAGGATAAAGTTGAAGAAGATATTGATTCAGAGAATCCTATCTCTGAAGAAAATTAA
- a CDS encoding sulfurtransferase TusA family protein: MKKVSKLLDLESIPCPLNVVKCKLALEKLSSNETLIVHLDKGEPEIMVKRALKEMKYFFKTLEENQKTIKLEFLHES; encoded by the coding sequence TTGAAAAAAGTTTCAAAGTTATTGGATTTAGAATCGATTCCTTGTCCTTTGAATGTTGTGAAATGTAAATTAGCGCTAGAGAAACTATCTTCAAATGAAACCTTGATAGTCCATTTAGATAAAGGAGAACCAGAAATCATGGTTAAAAGAGCTTTAAAAGAAATGAAATATTTTTTTAAAACTTTAGAAGAAAATCAAAAAACAATAAAGCTAGAATTTTTGCATGAAAGTTAA
- the dusA gene encoding tRNA dihydrouridine(20/20a) synthase DusA has product MKSYQINTINNLHKISVAPMMDCTDKHFRMIIRKISSKALLYTEMIVAQSLIYTDKKERFLDFNSEEHPLSIQFGGDNPKMLEEAAKMAQDWGYDEINFNVGCPSPRVCSGNFGASLMKEPIKVAKCIESLKNNCSLPVTIKHRIGVDEEDSFDKLDSFVKEIANAGADRFTVHARKAILKGLNPKQNRTIPPLKYDVVRKLKKNNPKLIIEINGGFTNIDQCIEALNDLDGVMIGRSAYKYPLRWSEIDQKIYGESTKSKKASEIIFSLVPYIEKHLKNEGKTWDICKHLINLVEGIPNAKVWRNEISTKSIRQELSIDYLSKKASELQKMGF; this is encoded by the coding sequence ATGAAAAGTTATCAGATTAATACTATAAACAATCTACATAAAATAAGTGTTGCTCCAATGATGGATTGTACAGACAAACACTTTAGGATGATAATTAGAAAAATAAGTTCTAAAGCGCTCTTATATACTGAAATGATAGTAGCTCAGAGTTTAATCTATACAGACAAAAAAGAGAGGTTTTTGGACTTTAATTCAGAAGAACATCCATTATCAATTCAGTTTGGAGGAGACAACCCAAAAATGCTTGAAGAGGCTGCAAAAATGGCTCAAGATTGGGGATACGATGAAATTAACTTCAATGTGGGATGTCCAAGCCCAAGAGTATGTTCCGGAAACTTTGGTGCTTCACTAATGAAAGAACCCATCAAAGTAGCAAAATGTATAGAATCGCTAAAAAATAATTGTAGTTTACCCGTTACTATCAAACATAGAATTGGCGTTGATGAAGAAGATAGTTTTGATAAATTAGATAGTTTCGTAAAAGAAATTGCAAATGCTGGAGCAGACAGATTTACTGTTCATGCAAGAAAAGCAATATTAAAAGGTCTAAATCCCAAGCAAAATAGAACCATACCGCCACTTAAATATGATGTGGTTCGGAAATTAAAGAAAAACAATCCAAAACTAATTATAGAAATAAATGGAGGTTTTACGAATATTGATCAATGCATAGAAGCACTTAATGATTTAGATGGTGTAATGATAGGAAGATCAGCTTACAAATATCCATTAAGGTGGTCTGAAATTGATCAAAAAATATATGGTGAAAGTACCAAAAGCAAAAAAGCTTCCGAAATCATTTTTTCATTGGTTCCTTATATTGAAAAACATTTAAAAAATGAAGGCAAAACTTGGGATATATGCAAACATTTAATAAATCTTGTAGAAGGTATCCCAAACGCAAAGGTTTGGAGAAATGAAATTTCTACCAAATCGATTAGACAAGAATTAAGTATTGATTACTTAAGCAAAAAAGCTTCAGAATTACAAAAAATGGGTTTTTAA
- the rsgA gene encoding ribosome small subunit-dependent GTPase A has protein sequence MKVNKKYKGLVTKKFNEFYLVELDKYETSVANKKFLCKIKKSVNFRNQFVFVGDEVIVYQIDLQSKRATIESLVKRNNLLERPSVANISNIYVICSVEEPKLNLSQVNKFLISSEQLGVEVSLVLTKCDLITEEKRLLLIEKFHQWGYQAITLNLNNPENLRTLLIELKKKKCSIFMGPSGVGKTTLLNMIIPNLDNKTAPVSSKIKRGKNTTRNVELFSLSSKSYIVDTPGFNIQTLEIDIRELSNLYPEIYKQVVNEGIHCKFRNCLHVNDEGCKLNKNFERYTFYKEMVESSKSHYCLIQED, from the coding sequence ATGAAAGTTAATAAAAAATATAAGGGTCTTGTTACGAAAAAATTTAATGAATTTTATTTGGTTGAATTAGATAAATATGAGACCTCAGTTGCTAACAAAAAATTTTTATGCAAAATCAAGAAGTCTGTAAATTTTAGAAACCAATTCGTTTTCGTTGGCGATGAAGTGATTGTTTATCAAATTGATTTACAAAGTAAAAGAGCAACGATAGAAAGTTTAGTCAAAAGGAATAATCTTTTAGAAAGACCATCCGTTGCTAATATTTCAAATATATACGTCATTTGTTCTGTCGAAGAGCCAAAACTAAATTTATCTCAAGTCAATAAGTTTTTAATATCTTCTGAGCAACTAGGGGTAGAGGTTTCATTGGTGCTTACGAAATGTGATTTGATAACAGAAGAAAAACGACTTTTGTTAATTGAAAAATTTCACCAGTGGGGATATCAAGCAATTACTTTAAATTTAAATAATCCTGAAAATTTAAGAACTTTATTGATCGAGTTAAAGAAGAAAAAATGCTCAATATTTATGGGACCGTCTGGCGTTGGTAAAACTACTTTATTAAATATGATAATTCCAAACCTTGACAATAAAACTGCTCCCGTATCAAGCAAAATAAAACGTGGAAAAAATACGACGAGAAATGTTGAGCTATTTTCTTTATCAAGTAAAAGCTACATTGTCGATACACCTGGTTTTAATATTCAAACACTTGAAATAGATATTCGCGAATTATCTAATTTATATCCAGAAATTTATAAACAAGTAGTTAATGAAGGTATACATTGCAAGTTTCGTAATTGTTTACATGTAAATGATGAAGGTTGTAAGTTAAATAAAAATTTCGAAAGGTATACTTTCTATAAAGAAATGGTTGAATCATCTAAGAGTCATTATTGTCTAATCCAGGAAGATTAA